The DNA region GGGAAGAACGGGAAGGCCCCATCGTTTTATCAACGGTAAATAATGATGGAATCCCCAATTCGATATACACCACCTGTGTGTCAAAATTCAGCGAAGATACCATTGTGGTGGCGAACAACTATTTTTCTAAAACGCTGGAAAATATAAAGTCCGGCAGCAAGGGAACGATTCTTTTTTTAACCAAACAAAAAAAGTCCTACCAGATCAAAGGAAGGATTGAATACCACACCGAAGGGGCTGTTTTTGAGGATATGAAAAAATGGAACCCGGAAAAGCATCC from Thermodesulfobacteriota bacterium includes:
- a CDS encoding pyridoxamine 5'-phosphate oxidase family protein, which codes for MAVLPEKVSQEWEEREGPIVLSTVNNDGIPNSIYTTCVSKFSEDTIVVANNYFSKTLENIKSGSKGTILFLTKQKKSYQIKGRIEYHTEGAVFEDMKKWNPEKHPGHAAAALKVEEVYAGAEKLL